The Populus trichocarpa isolate Nisqually-1 chromosome 2, P.trichocarpa_v4.1, whole genome shotgun sequence genome has a window encoding:
- the LOC7461846 gene encoding BEACH domain-containing protein B isoform X3 gives MNIVKGVADLIRRTSSGQTGESIQGSSSGRFSPPSPKICFSEVGDEAVLHTLWEKYENAVDKAEKKKLFHVFLKQFLMVFEKWEPANASQLPEAALTTVPPVEYPLRVDDIIVGCSAGHPAEIILALTEEITQLTSLVSELNTSVVRTRVDSPGNSTSLSITSEGLPLLNALTIIVRSMHNCRVFGYYGGIQKLTALMKGALVQLKSITSELSGDESLSSISLDKTRLLQQILLYVVSIICGYIDLNTNLYEKAQLFSSHAEFFTPSWGASSNESSSGVKVPTETRLYWHQRAVVSVMEAGVLNWLVELLRVIRRLSMKEQRTDLSLQYLTLWTLHLALSNNPRGQNHFKSIGGLEVLLDGQGLPSINVLLWRNASHVGDERGENPLLKIFQLHVLSLTVLREAVFGNMNNLQFLCENGRIHKFANSFCSLSFLLQECEQNTKDLSVQDDCQIPVSDLENENHVKMERSFPLPADAAYSKLWNEYVVKLSGVLCSFIVAPENIKPHHVQTNTGRIGMPISAAYGELSIKWVMGVLLTVFPCIKACSNQKELPNHLRVFANVLQHSVLDAFTKVLVSSPVSLEIFREEGIWDLIFSENFFHFGPDSEEMAGECGSYNQGFPGQLDRNLSSSSISNQTKISSFEILQMEVISFVEFAATCNGTVDNLLEVSVLLDALEQCACHPDIAVVLAKSLLHILQLLPEKTIASFKSLSAVSRVLKVACIQAEECRRSGNMSPSLESKILPLHGGQRPNSEKMGQSWFTCMDTCMELFTKFFSIADDAGSFVLCDWTCIDCLFDLFWEEGMRNHVFESILDLMKLVPSSLEDQKAKLHLCSKYLETFTQIKEREKSFAELSINLLVGMREMLMTNPAYYQALFRDGECFLHVVSLLNGNLDEVYGEKLVLNVLQTLTCLLENNDDSKASFRALVGKGYQTMQSLLLDFCQWRPSEALLNALLDMLVDGKFDIKSSPLIKNEDVIILYLSVLQKSSDSLRHYGLNMFQQLLRDSISNRASCVRAGMLNFLLDWFSQEDNDSTILKIAQLIQVVGGHSISGKDIRKIFALLRSEKVGMRQQYCSLLLTTVLSMLNEKGPTAFFDFNGNDSGIIVKTPVQWPLSKGFSFSCWLRVESFPRNGTMGLFSFLSENGKGCLAAVGNERLIYESINLKQQRIQFHINLASKKWHFLCITHSIGRAFSGGSLLRCYVNGDLVASERCRYAKVNELLTSSSIGMKINLPHNEEEIFPDSIRDFFSFHGQIGPVYLFSDAISSEQVQGIYSLGPSYMYSFLDNEATPFYDSSLPSGILDSKDGLSSKIIFGLNAQASDGKKLFNVSLVTDHALDKKAFEATVMAGTQLCSRRMLQQIIYCVGGVSVFFPLISQSDRYDNEESGSFEHALLTPITKERLTAEVIELIASVLDDNLANQQQMHLLSGFSILGFLLQSVPPELLNLETLSALKHLFNVAANCGLAELLVKDAISCIFLNPFIWVYTVYKVQRELYMFLIQQFDNDPRLLKSLCQLPRVIDIIRQFYWDNSKSRFAIGSKPLRHPITKVIIGERPNREETHKIRLLLLSLGEMSLRQCIGTADIKAIIAFFETSQDMACIEDVLHMVIRALSQKQLLVAFLEQVNLIGGCHIFVNLLQREYEPIRLLSLQFLGRLLVGLQSERKPPRLFNLSVGRSRSVSESQKKVSSKMQPVFSAISDRLFRFPLTDNLCAALFDVLLGGASPKQVLQKYNQVDKQRSKGNNSHFLVPQILVIIFGFLSSCEDVSTRTKIIRDLLDLLDSNSSNIEALMEYGWNAWLTATLKLNVIKDYIVESQDQTHSERLEQNLVRSLFCVVLCHYMLSVKGGWQQLEETVNFLLLQCDQDSISRRKLLHDIFEDLIQRLVDFSFEENIFAAQPCRDNTLYLLQLMDEMLVAEIDHKILFPENSSEVSIDSSELESQKNFSSALSQVVQGEFNNQTSRNPWGGKHSTTHEGEVINDKWWDLYENLWIIISEINGKGPSKMMLKSSAAAGPSLGQRARGLVESLNIPAAEMAAVVVSGGIGNALAGKPNKTADKAMLLRGERCPRIVFRLAILYLCRSSLERASRCVQQVIALLPSILAADDEQSKSRLQLFIWSLLAVRSEYGVLDDGARLHVISHLIRETINCGKSMLASSIVGRDDSSDTGSNSKDTSSIHSIIQKDRVLAAVSDEAKYIKSSISDRTRQLEELHARMDENSTVETTNKKAFEDEIQNSLNSIVALDDSRRAAQQLVHEEEEQNVAEKWMHMFRTLIDERGPWSANLFPNGVVKHWKLDKTEDAWRRRPKLRQNYHFDEKLCLPPSSSSNEDTLPVNETKNSFVGHIPEQMKQFLLKGVRRITDEVISEAGENDAETSGQTTPIPDDPSESQRLDLVGDSSSQNEIVQDKRDSSSTSQETETSEVLMSVQCVLVTPKRKLAGNLAVKKNFLHFFGEFLVEGTGGSSVFKNFQASIKSDANKLEQKHKSLNWPIHVNFSPEKVISVDNTVLANENVQQRQLKHVRRHKRWSVDKIKAVHWSRYLLRYSAIEIFFSDSVAPVFLNFASQKDAKEVGTLIVATRNEFLFPKGSSKDKSGTISFVDRHVALRMAEIARENWRRRDITNFEYLMILNTLAGRSYNDLTQYPVFPWVLADYSSEDLDFNKALTFRDLTKPVGALDVKRFEVFEDRYRSFSDPDIPSAASTMGLIIQAWGLCFITFLG, from the exons ATAATTGTTCGTTCAATGCATAACTGCAGAGTTTTTGGATACTATGGCGGGATTCAAAAGCTAACTGCATTAATGAAAG gGGCTCTTGTACAGCTAAAATCAATAACAAGTGAACTATCTGGCGACGAGAGTCTGTCTAGTATTTCTCTAGATAAGACCAGACTTTTGCAACAAATACTTTTATATGTGGTGTCCATAATATGTGgttatattgatttaaatacaaatttatatgaGAAAGCACAGTTGTTCAGTAGCCATGCAGAGTTTTTCACCCCCAGTTGGGGTGCATCTTCCAATGAATCTTCTAGTGGTGTGAAGGTTCCTACTGAAACGAGGCTATATTGGCATCAGAGGGCAGTTGTGTCAGTGATGGAAGCTGGTGTTCTTAACTGGTTAGTAG AGTTGCTGCGAGTCATCAGAAGGTTGAGCATGAAAGAACAAAGGACAGATTTGTCACTTCAATATTTGACTTTGTGGACTCTTCATCTAGCATTATCCAATAATCCACGTggtcaaaatcattttaaaagcaTTGGAGGGCTTGAAGTTCTGCTGGATGGACAAGGACTTCCATCAATTAATGTGCTATTGTGGAGGAACGCCTCTCATGTTGGTGATGAAAG AGGTGAGAATCCCTTGCTGAAAATATTCCAGTTACATGTACTGTCTTTGACAGTTCTAAGAGAGGCTGT CTTTGGTAATATGAACAACCTGCAGTTCCTATGTGAAAATGGAAGAATTCATAAATTTGCAAATAGCTTTTGTTCGCTTTCCTTCTTGCTTCAAGAGTGTGAGCAGAATACAAAGGATTTGTCTGTACAGGATGATTGCCAAATTCCTGTTTCTGACTTGGAAAATGAGAATCATGTAAAGATGGAACGATCTTTTCCCCTTCCAGCTGATGCTGCTTATTCTAAACTTTGGAATGAATATGTTGTCAAATTGAGTGGGGTGCTGTGTTCTTTCATTGTTGCTCCTGAAAATATTAAACCTCACCATGTCCAAACAAACACTGGTCGAATTGGAATGCCAATTTCTGCAGCATATGGTGAGCTTTCAATTAAGTGGGTCATGGGGGTTCTTCTTACAGTCTTTCCATGCATCAAGGCTTGTTCAAATCAAAAGGAGTTGCCTAACCATTTAAG GGTCTTTGCTAATGTCCTACAACACTCTGTACTTGATGCCTTTACGAAGGTTCTTGTTTCATCACCTGTATCACTTGAAATATTCAGGGAAGAGGGGATATGGGACCTTATCTTCTCTGAGAATTTTTTCCACTTCGGACCAGATTCAGAAGAAATGGCTGGAGAGTGTGGCAGTTACAATCAAGGGTTCCCAGGACAGCTTGACAGAAACTTGTCCTCTAGTAGCATTTCCAATCAAACAAAGATTAGTAGTTTTGAGATCCTTCAGATGGAAGTAATCTCCTTTGTGGAATTTGCTGCAACTTGCAATGGAACTGTGGATAACTTG CTTGAGGTGTCTGTTTTACTGGATGCCTTAGAACAATGTGCATGTCATCCTGACATCGCTGTTGTTCTTGCAAAGAGTCTACTGCATATATTGCAGCTTTTGCCAGAGAAAACGATTGCCTCCTTCAAGTCTCTAAGTGCAGTTTCTCGGGTCCTCAAAGTTGCATGTATTCAAGCCGAAGAGTGTAGAAGGTCTGGAAATATGAGCCCTTCTCTTGAGAGTAAAATACTACCACTTCATGGTGGTCAGAGACCTAATTCAGAAAAGATGGGCCAAAGTTGGTTTACATGCATGGATACATGCATGGAGCTCTTCACAAAATTTTTCTCAATTGCTGATGATGCAGGAAGTTTCGTTTTGTGTGACTGGACTTGCAttgattgtttgtttgatttattttgggaaGAAGGCATGAGAAATCATGTGTTTGAGAGCATCCTTGACCTCATGAAG TTAGTTCCATCATCTCTAGAAGATCAAAAGGCAAAGTTGCATTTATGTTCAAAGTATTTAGAGACTTTCACTCAAATAAAGGAAAGGGAGAAAAGTTTTGCAGAGCTGTCTATCAATCTATTGGTTGGAATGAGAGAGATGCTCATGACCAATCCTGCG TACTACCAAGCCTTGTTTCGTGATGGCGAATGCTTTTTGCATGTTGTCTCATTACTAAATGGTAATCTTGATGAGGTGTATGGAGAGAAGTTGGTTCTAAATGTCCTTCAAACTCTGACCTGCCTCCTAGAAAATAATGATGACTCAAAG GCTTCGTTTAGAGCCTTAGTTGGCAAGGGTTATCAGACAATGCAAAGTTTGCTATTGGACTTTTGTCAATGGCGTCCAAGTGAAGCACTTTTAAATGCACTTCTTGATATGCTTGTCGATGGAAAGTTTGATATAAAATCAAGCCCTCTCATAAAG AATGAGGATGTGATCATACTTTATCTCAGTGTTCTACAGAAG AGCAGTGACTCTTTGCGGCACTATGGTCTCAACATGTTCCAGCAACTGCTCAGGGATTCCATTTCCAACCGAGCCTCATGTGTCAGAGCAGGAATGcttaattttcttcttgattgGTTTTCTCAAGAAGATAATGACAGCACCATTTTGAAAATTGCGCAATTGATTCAGGTCGTTGGTGGGCATAGCATATCTGGGAAGGATATCCGTAAAATCTTTGCTCTTCTCCGAAGTGAAAAAGTCGGGATGCGGCAGCAGTACTGCTCACTATTATTGACCACTGTTTTGTCAATGCTCAATGAGAAGGGCCCAACTGCTTTTTTTGATTTCAACGGGAATGATTCT GGGATTATAGTTAAAACACCTGTGCAGTGGCCTCTCAGcaagggtttttctttttcgtgCTGGCTTAGAGTGGAAAGCTTCCCTAGAAATGGAACAATGGgtcttttcagttttctttctGAAAATGGAAAAGGGTGCTTGGCAGCTGTTGGAAATGAAAGGCTTATTTATGAG TCAATTAATCTGAAGCAGCAGCGTATTCAATTTCACATTAATTTAGCCAGTAAGAAATGGCATTTTCTTTGCATAACTCATAGCATTGGGCGGGCATTTTCTGGGGGTAGCCTGTTGAGATGTTATGTGAATGGTGATCTCGTGGCATCTGAACGATGCAG ATATGCAAAAGTTAATGAATTATTGACGAGCAGTAGTATTGGCATGAAAATTAATTTGCctcataatgaagaagaaatttttccGGACTCCATTCGagatttcttctcttttcatgGTCAGATTGGTCCTGTCTACTTGTTTAGTGATGCCATTTCTTCTGAGCAAGTCCAGGGCATCTATTCCTTGGGACCAAGCTATATGTACTCGTTCCTTGATAATGAAGCCACACCTTTTTATGATAGCTCATTGCCCAGTGGAATTCTTGATTCTAAAGATGGTCTGTCATCAAAAATTATCTTTGGACTCAATGCCCAG GCAAGTGATGGCAAGAAGCTGTTTAATGTTTCACTGGTAACAGATCATGCATTAGATAAGAAGGCATTTGAAGCAACTGTTATGGCTGGTACACAGTTATGTTCACGACGCATGCTGCAACAGATAATTTACTGCGTCGGTGGCGTGTCTgtgttttttcctctcatttcccAATCTGATAGGTATGACAATGAAGAAAGTGGATCCTTTGAACATGCATTGCTTACACCAATCACAAAAGAACGCCTGACAGCTGAGGTTATTGAGCTTATAGCTTCTGTCCTAGATGATAATTTAGCAAATCAGCAGCAAATGCATCTTCTTTCTGGATTTTCAATACTGGGATTTTTATTGCAATCAGTTCCACCAGAGCTACTCAATTTGGAGACCCTTTCAGCTTTGAAACATCTGTTTAACGTTGCTGCAAATTGCG GGTTAGCTGAGCTGCTTGTTAAAGATGCCATATCTTGCATCTTTCTTAATCCTTTCATCTGGGTCTACACAGTATACAAGGTGCAGCGAGAGCTTTACATGTTTCTCATCCAGCAATTTGACAATGATCCAAGATTACTCAAGAGTCTGTGTCAACTACCTCGTGTTATTGATATAATTCGTCAATTTTATTGGGACAACTCAAAATCTCGGTTTGCTATTGGAAGCAAGCCTCTTCGGCATCCCATTACCAAAGTTATTATTGGAGAGAGACCTAATAGAGAAGAAACTCACAAAATTCGTCTTCTTTTATTGAGTCTCGGTGAGATGAGCCTCAG GCAATGCATTGGCACTGCAGACATAAAGGCAATAATAGCCTTCTTTGAAACAAGCCAGGATATGGCATGCATTGAGGATGTTCTGCATATGGTCATCCGTGCTCTCTCTCAAAAACAACTGCTTGTTGCTTTCCTTGAACAAGTTAATCTCATTGGTGGTTGCCACATTTTTGTTAATCTTCTTCAGAG GGAATATGAGCCTATCAGACTTCTCAGCTTGCAGTTTCTGGGAAGACTTTTGGTTGGTTTACAATCTGAGAGGAAGCCACCAAGACTCTTCAATCTTTCTGTTGGGAGATCCAGATCTGTTTCAGAAAGCCAGAAGAAAGTCAGTTCAAAAATGCAGCCAGTCTTCTCAGCTATATCTGATAGGTTGTTCAGATTTCCACTAACAGATAATTTGTGTGCAGCCTTGTTTGATGTTCTTCTTGGTGGTGCTAGTCCCAAACAG GTTTTGCAGAAATATAACCAGGTTGACAAGCAGAGAAGCAAAGGAAATAATTCTCATTTTCTTGTTCCTCAAATCTTGGTTATCATATTCGGATTCTTGTCTAGCTGTGAGGATGTATCCACTAGAACGAAAATAATAAGGGATCTGCTTGATCTGCTTGATTCAAATTCTTCAAACATTGAAGCTTTGATG GAATATGGATGGAATGCATGGTTAACAGCCACTTTAAAACTTAACGTGATCAAAGACTATATAGTTGAGTCTCAAGACCAAACTCATAGTGAGAGACTCGAGCAGAATTTGGTGAGGagtttattttgtgttgttctTTGCCACTATATGCTTTCAGTAAAAGGTGGCTGGCAACAGTTGGAAGAGACAGTGAATTTTCTACTCCTGCAATGTGACCAA GACAGCATCTCACGTAGAAAGTTGCTTCATGATATCTTTGAGGACCTGATTCAAAGGCTGGTAGACTTTTCTTTTGAGGAAAATATCTTTGCTGCACAACCTTGTCGGGACAATACATTATATCTTCTACAACTGATGGATGAGATGCTCGTTGCTGAAATTGATCATAAGATTTTG TTTCCAGAAAACAGCTCTGAAGTGTCGATTGATTCTTCAGAACTAGAAAGTCAGAAGAATTTTAGTTCTGCACTCTCTCAGGTTGTGCAAGGAGAATTTAATAATCAGACATCTAG AAATCCGTGGGGTGGCAAGCATTCAACCACACATGAAGGTGAAGTAATCAATGATAAGTGGTGGGATTTGTATGAAAATTTGTGGATTATTATCAGCGAGATCAATGGCAAAGGGCCAAGCAAGATGATGCTTAAAtcatcagcagcagcaggacCATCATTGGGTCAAAGAGCACGTGGCTTAGTAGAATCATTGAATATTCCTGCAGCAGAAATGGCTGCGGTTGTTGTGTCAGGGGGGATTGGCAATGCATTAGCTGGAAAACCAAATAAAACTGCTGACAAAGCTATGCTTTTAAGAGGGGAGAGGTGCCCAAGAATTGTTTTCCGACTTGCTATTCTGTATCTTTGCAGATCTTCCCTAGAAAGAGCATCTCGGTGTGTGCAACAGGTTATTGCACTTTTACCTTCTATTCTGGCTGCCGATGATGAGCAAAGTAAGAGCAGGTTGCAGCTTTTCATCTG GTCTTTGCTTGCTGTAAGGTCTGAATATGGGGTGTTAGATGATGGTGCTCGTCTTCATGTTATATCTCACCTAATTCGAGAAACAATCAACTGTGGTAAATCGATGCTGGCTTCTAGCATTGTGGGTAGAGATGACTCTTCTGATACAGGGAGTAACTCAAAAGACACCAGCTCTATTCACAGTATAATTCAAAAGGATCGAGTGCTTGCAGCG GTTTCTGACGAGgcaaaatacataaaatcatcaatatctgACCGCACCAGGCAGTTGGAGGAGCTCCATGCTAGGATGGATGAGAATTCCACTGTGGAAACTACTAACAAGAAAGCATTTGAAGATGAGATACAAAATAGTTTGAACTCAATTGTTGCTTTGGATGACAGTAGAAGAGCTGCACAGCAGCTTGTGCACGAGGAAGAGGAGCAAAATGTTGCA GAGAAGTGGATGCACATGTTCCGCACATTGATTGATGAGAGAGGTCCGTGGTCAGCTAATCTTTTTCCAAATGGTGTTGTAAAGCACTGGAAACTTGACAAGACAGAGGATGCATGGAGACGCAGACCCAAGTTAAGACAGAACTATCACTTTGATGAGAAGCTATGTCTTCCTCCTTCATCCTCTAGCAATGAGGATACTCTTCCTGTAAATGAAACCAAAAATAGTTTTGTGGGCCATATTCCTGAGCAAATGAAGCAGTTTCTATTGAAAGGAGTGCGCAGGATAACTGATGAGGTGATTTCAGAAGCTGGTGAAAATGATGCTGAAACCAGTGGGCAAACAACACCTATCCCTGATGATCCTTCAGAGAGTCAACGCTTGGATCTTGTTGGAGACAGTAGCAGTCAGAATGAAATTGTACAAGACAAAAGAGATTCTTCTTCCACTTCACAAGAAACAGAAACTAGTGAG GTTCTCATGTCTGTTCAATGTGTACTTGtaacaccaaaaagaaaactgGCTGGAAATTTGGCAGTCAAGAAAAATTTCTTGCACTTTTTTGGTGAGTTTTTGGTTGAAGGTACTGGAGGATCATCTGTATTCAAAAACTTCCAAGCTTCTATCAAGTCTGATGCAAACAAGCTTGAACAGAAACATAAGTCTCTTAACTGGCCTATACATGTCAATTTTAGCCCTGAGAAGGTGATTTCTGTTGATAATACAGTCTTAGCAAATGAAAATGTGCAGCAAAGGCAGTTAAAACATGTGAGGCGACATAAAAGATGGAGTGTTGACAAG ATAAAGGCTGTCCATTGGAGTCGTTATCTGCTTAGATACAGTGCCATAGAGATTTTCTTCAGTGACTCTGTTGCTCCTGTCTTCTTGAATTTCGCATCACAGAAGGATGCAAAAGAAGTTGGAACATTAATAGTTGCTACTCGAAATGAATTCTTGTTTCCGAAAGGAAGTAGTAAGGACAAGAGTGGGACTATTTCATTTGTTGATAGGCATGTAGCCTTGCGGATGGCAGAAATTGCCAGGGAGAATTGGAGGAGAAGGGATATAACGAACTTTGAATACCTGATGATCCTCAACACACTTGCAGGAAGATCTTACAATGACTTAACACAGTATCCTGTCTTCCCTTGGGTTTTGGCAGATTATTCCTCTGAGGATCTTGATTTTAACAAGGCTTTGACCTTTCGGGATCTTACTAAACCTGTTGGAGCTCTTGATGTAAAACGTTTTGAG GTGTTTGAAGACAGGTATCGCAGCTTCTCTGATCCTGATATACCCAG CGCAGCTTCTACTATGGGTCTCATTATTCAAGCATGGGGATTGTGCTTTATTACCTTCTTAGGTTAG